A stretch of DNA from Cololabis saira isolate AMF1-May2022 chromosome 17, fColSai1.1, whole genome shotgun sequence:
AGGTCGTAGTTGATCTTGTCAGTTATGACGCTGTCCTGCTTGTACTGTGGGTGCTTTGCGACAAATTCCCTCATCCACTTAGCCATGGTCATCAGTTCGCCTATTTCAGGGAAACAAGAagagctgattggtcaaaaATTCAGCTGCGTGCAGCAAAAACTGTGCTTTGCTTTGTCCTTGGATGGTACTTTACCTGAGGCACGTTTCTTGATGAGCTTTAGATAATTCAAAATGGTGCACCTGGTGTCCACATCCACCTCCATGTTTTCCAGATAGCAGTTTAGGATCGGGATAAGCCCTTGAAACACCCCCTCCTGGTCATAAATGAATACAGAAGAGAACAGGAATGAAAAAGGGTCAACAGCTTTGCCAACCAGCTCCTCTGTGATGCCTAAAAATCACCTTTCCGTTGATGATGGTGTCGATGCTCATCAGCGTGTACTCCTCGTTACCGCAGTCGGTCTCCAAGCCGTTCTGCGCAGAAGCAGTGCCATCGAGGACTGGGTTGCATCCTGATCATGGATGGGGCAAACGCACCGTTAACTGTAGTCTGAAGCAGCCACCAAAGTCGTTGATTTTCAGCTGTGCCTCCCCTTTAACCCACCTTTAAAGATGTCCTTCCGGAAATAAAACATTCCCTCCTGCACAGCGTTTCTCTTCTGGGCTACTTTCATGTTTTCATCCACCTGAAAGAGATACATTTTTACTCAGCATCAGTGGACAAATCTGTATCACTGCATCCAAATGTCAATTTAACTGAATAGTTGTtattacctttgacaatgggaTTAGGAAGTCCAGTTTGTAGGACAGGATCACTCTGGTGAGCAGGACGACAAACACCACATATGCAGCGTTCTCAAAGTCCGTTAGCTGcacctgaaaaacaaaaatctaaatGTAATTTCCTAGACGTCAACATATTTAAAGCCAAAGAGCCAAAGCCATTTaaagagtgtatgtgtgtgtatgtatgtatgtgtacttgtatgtttgtgtgtatatgtatattatgtacgtacagtatgtatgtgtgtgtgtgtgtgtgtgtgtgtgtgtgtgtgtgtatgtatatatttatatataattaagaaaagagtaatgtaaaaataagaaggacataaataaatattgttaatattttatggagaaggggcgggattaaataaattatacttcttcccaccccttttcggacatgcaagtgaaattactgtggtgttttttttttgttttatgcagtttttttgttttattttgttttgttttgtaaaattgtcttgatcggccattttgtattattatttctgttttacttgttcatatttacgttatatatcatttgcatgttcggaataaatcactaactaactaactaactaacaaacTAAAAGCTGGTCTGATAATTTGAAAGTACCTCCATGGGGCGAAACTCAACTCTCCAGCCGATGTCAGAGTTTGGAGGCGGAGGTTTAAACCGCATCGTCTGCCAGTTGGTTGATTGAAGATTCTGCAACAAatttgaatgaattaatgaatttttttttccatccatcattAAGGTGACACTCCTGCAAATGGTTAAGGTCATCAAAACAAAACTTTTGCAGAAACTCAGAAATCCTCACCTCGAAGTGGTCCGACTCATTTTCATCATCCAGGTGTATTTTCTCCTCAAAGACGGACAGCGGGTCTCGGATGAAGAGGTGAGCGATATGTTGAGCCAGAGGCTTGTCGATGCctggaaacaaaaacacacattgtTTCCTGTTTCACCACTGTGAACACATGTAGAAGAGAGATTATTCGGGTTTGGCTCGCATATTTGCAACGTCAGTACCTGCATCAAGGAGCGTCTTGTAGATCTCCTCGTCTATCGTCAAATCAATGTCATTGTACTTCTCACCGCAGCCAGACAGGTAGCTGTCAATGGAGTCGTACCTTGACTTGAAGATCCggtatttgttgtttttcagtggctgcaagaagaaaagaagaaaaataaatcaataaaaatcagTAAATATAGTCTATACGCAACTACGCACGTTTTTCCTGTTATCTCAACCAGGTGGAGCTCTTGTGATAGAGTCTGCTACTGTACATTATGTTCGCATGAGATTTTACTGTCAGCACATGTTAGTGAAAACAGTGGACTAAAACGCtacttttacagcagaaaagGCTTGAAGGACCAGCTGTTTACTCAGCATGACAAGATTGGAAACATTGCTGTCATTTAAGGCGTTGCAAGGGCCATTTGCTGGTAACTTAGCCGTGCAAATGTCCTCATGTCTCCTCCAGAGACAGAGGTGAGACGTTATGTCTTCCACTGAGGGAAAACATTAACTTCAAAACAGCTTCAATTAACCAAATTAATTCTTAGAAGTCTTGTTTATTTTACAGGGACTACATCCTATCCTGGCGTGCTGGTGCTTTCAGATCGTCCTGCTCACCTTCAGCCCACGTTCCTCCTGTGTCCTGTCATCCACCGAAGCAGAAATAACTCCCCAGCGACAATCGATATCCGACACGTAACCTCTGTAGAAAGGTGAGGCTGCACTCAATGCCATCTGCAAACAGTAAAACGCAGAGTCAGTGACAGCAGTTTTAACATATTTCAAAGTGTGTTCAGCATAAATAAACGAGCATTTGCTCATGAAATTCTGAGACTGAGGTCAGTTATATAACATATGGTGTTTATCACAtgtttaagcattcattcactCACCACAATGGGGCAAAATGTTGCTAGTTGGTCATACAGATATCTTGCCTCATCGATGCTACAAGCCTGGAATGTTACCTGCAAAAGCACCATAAAAGGAGGCTGAAGTACATTTATAACTCACTTATTAAGCCTGCAGATTTGCAGTCACACAAAGCCTTGACATGTCTGGTTTACATATTATCATTTATACCAGGGAATAAACACACTGTGGGATGCTACACTACTCAGAGCAGTCATGCATACCTGCAGGCAGCAGTTGCCCATGCCAAAGCCCATGGCATCCATGTAGATGTGGTCGGGCAGAGCCGCCCTCGCTGCTTCACCATCGTCTTCGGGAAACTCTTCCACAAATGGAGACGGAGTGCACTTATCTTTGAAAACTGAAACAGGAAAACAATTAA
This window harbors:
- the gclc gene encoding glutamate--cysteine ligase catalytic subunit; amino-acid sequence: MGLLSQGSPLNWEETRVYADHIRKHGIIQFLHIYNKVKERQKDVLKWGDEVEYMLVELDDKDEKVRIVLNGGEVLETLQDQGEKVNPNHPTLWRPEYGSYMIEGTPGQPYGGTMSEFNTVEGNMRKRRREASSVLDQTETLCTITAFPRLGCPGFTKPECRPTPVEKGVSKSLFFPDEAINRHPRFSTLTRNIRHRRGEKVAINVPIFKDKCTPSPFVEEFPEDDGEAARAALPDHIYMDAMGFGMGNCCLQVTFQACSIDEARYLYDQLATFCPIVMALSAASPFYRGYVSDIDCRWGVISASVDDRTQEERGLKPLKNNKYRIFKSRYDSIDSYLSGCGEKYNDIDLTIDEEIYKTLLDAGIDKPLAQHIAHLFIRDPLSVFEEKIHLDDENESDHFENLQSTNWQTMRFKPPPPNSDIGWRVEFRPMEVQLTDFENAAYVVFVVLLTRVILSYKLDFLIPLSKVDENMKVAQKRNAVQEGMFYFRKDIFKGCNPVLDGTASAQNGLETDCGNEEYTLMSIDTIINGKEGVFQGLIPILNCYLENMEVDVDTRCTILNYLKLIKKRASGELMTMAKWMREFVAKHPQYKQDSVITDKINYDLFKKCDRIGKGEEQCPELFGNPVNKFK